From a region of the Eulemur rufifrons isolate Redbay chromosome 7, OSU_ERuf_1, whole genome shotgun sequence genome:
- the CSTA gene encoding cystatin-A gives MIPGGLTEAKPATPEIQEIADKVKSQLEEKTNETYEEFEAEEYKTQVVAGVNYYIKVRVGENRYIHLKVFESLPGQNQELVLSGFQTDKRKEDELTGF, from the exons ATGATACCTGGAGGCTTAACTGAGGCCAAGCCTGCCACTCCAGAAATCCAGGAGATTGCTGATAAG GTTAAATCACAGcttgaagaaaaaacaaatgagacTTATGAAGAATTTGAAGCTGAAGAGTATAAAACTCAAGTAGTTGCTGGAGTAAATTACTACATTAAG GTACGAGTAGGTGAAAATCGTTATATTCACTTGAAAGTATTCGAAAGTCTTCCTGGACAAAATCAGGAATTGGTACTTTCTGGTTTCCAGACTGATAAACGCAAGGAGGATGAGCTGACCGGCTTTTAG